A segment of the Candidatus Omnitrophota bacterium genome:
ACAACGGGAGCGGCTCTCTTTTATAACAAAAAAATGTTCCGAGAGAGCGGTATTAAATCTCCGCCCGGGACATGGGATGATTTTCTTGCCGCGGCAAAGCTGCTGACAAAAGATAAAAACGGCGACGGGCGTTCCGATCAATTTGGATTTGCCATGGATAAGGAGCTGTGGTGGACATTTCCGTTTTTTAATACATATGGGGCAAAGTTTCTTTCGGATGACGAAAAAAGATGCGCTCTTAATTCTGAAGCCGGAATCAGGGCGCTTCAGTTTAAGGTTGATCTTTATCAGAAACATAAGGTTGAGGCCGGCGCCTGGCAGAGCGGAGCGATCGCGCCGGATACCGGCTTTATTAACGAAATGTACGCGATGATTTTAACAGGGCCGTGGAATATAAAGAGATTCCGGGATGCGGGACTGGATTTCGGAATCGCTCTTGTTCCCCGGGGGCCTGCCGGCACTTCAACAAATGTCGGCGGTTCTAATATGGTTGTTCTTCAAAAAGCCCGTCATCCCGAACTTTGCTTTAAATTTCTGAAGTATCTGACTTCCGCCCAGGTGCAGGCAAAATGGGCGTCCGATCTGGGCCAGATTCCGGTTAATATCAAGGCCGCGGAATACATGGATCTTTCAAAATATCCGGATATAGAAATATTTTTTCAACAGATGAAAACGGCCGTTGCCCGTCCTAAAGTTGTTTCTTATGCCACTCTCGCAAATACTGTCAATCCTTATTTGTACGCGGCTCTCGCAGGCAAGAAAACAGTCAAAGAGACGCTGGATATAATTGCTAAGAAAATAGAAGAAGAAGTCCTTATTGAAAAATAAAGGGGACGGAGGTAATTTAATCGCTAATAATTCAAAAATTCCAATAAAAAAAGGTGGATATTTTATGATATTTTTAAAGAAAAAAATTAGG
Coding sequences within it:
- a CDS encoding extracellular solute-binding protein, with translation MDIANGGFRFFHNTDCRAFSGASEIFYRRPDGGGGERMSKITRYFITLLFCFALNSCGRPGEDKPDGIKEVVLWETYNNEEHKEIEIIAREFEKANPGTRINIQRVPWGGHESKLMTSMITNTAPDMARVDVAFLPRLVKSASVLELTRYGEINTEDYVKAAIDSNVWIEDGVKKIYGLPDQTTGAALFYNKKMFRESGIKSPPGTWDDFLAAAKLLTKDKNGDGRSDQFGFAMDKELWWTFPFFNTYGAKFLSDDEKRCALNSEAGIRALQFKVDLYQKHKVEAGAWQSGAIAPDTGFINEMYAMILTGPWNIKRFRDAGLDFGIALVPRGPAGTSTNVGGSNMVVLQKARHPELCFKFLKYLTSAQVQAKWASDLGQIPVNIKAAEYMDLSKYPDIEIFFQQMKTAVARPKVVSYATLANTVNPYLYAALAGKKTVKETLDIIAKKIEEEVLIEK